The sequence TGCAAATTTAACGGACAAAAACACAAATATCAATAAAGTACGTCAACATATTGGGATGGTTTTCCAACACTTCAACCTATTCCCTCACCTATCAATCATGGAAAATATTACGTTGGCACCTACAGACTTGGGTCGCCTTTCAAAAAAAGAAGCTGAAGAAAAAGCAATCAAGCTTTTAGATACAGTTGGGTTAGCCGATAAAAAAGATAGCTATCCTGAATCATTATCTGGCGGTCAAAAGCAACGTGTAGCCATTGCTCGTGCCTTAGCAATGAATCCGGATATCATGTTATTCGATGAGCCGACTTCTGCACTAGATCCTGAGATGGTCGGCGATGTATTGAATGTTATGAAAAAATTAGCAAAACAAGGAATGACGATGGTCATTGTTACCCATGAAATGGGCTTTGCAAAAGAAGTAGCGAATCGTGTCATGTTTATTGATGGTGGGAATTTCTTAGAGGATGGTACGCCACAGCAAATCTTTGAAAATCCGCAAAATGAACGGACGAAAGATTTCTTGGATAAAGTATTGAATATTTAAAAAGAAAAAATGGATTGCTCTTAATACAGAGTGATTCATTTTTTTAATCTCACTTTATTCTTGAAAATTTACACTTTTTAAAGTAAATTTGAACAGACTATCAACGAAAAGGAGTATTTTTAATGAAGCGATTAACTGCTTTTTTTACCGATGATTTATTATTTACAGTTTCTTTTCTAATTGCTATTATCAGTTGTTATTTTGGGGCCTTCTCTTTAAAATCAATTGATTTCAACGTTATTTTTTGTTTATTTGGTTTGATGCTTTTTGTAAAGAATATTGAAAATCTTGGTATTTTGAACTATTTTGCTGAAAAAATGATTGATTTTTCAGCAACAACACGTAGCTTGATTAGAAATATCGTTTTATTATCATTTATCAGTTCAATGATCCTGACCAACGACGTAGCGATACTAACGTTAATGCCTATTTACTTAACGATCATAAAAAAATTTCCAGCAATGGAAAACAAGATTGCTGGCGCAGTATTACTAATTGTCGCTGCAAATTTAGGTAGTAGCTTTTTCCCATTTGGAAATCCGCAAAATCTTTTTTTATTCTCATTCTATTCTCTTTCAACAGCACAATTTTTTGAATGGGCGTTGCTTCTGCTATTTTCTTCACTTTCTTTTTTATTGATCGCTTTTCTATTTATAAAAAAAAGAACGATTCCCAAACAAAACAGTCCACTTCCAATAATCAATAAGAAAAAAATGTTTTTTTTAAGCCTAACTGGTCTTTTCATCTTGTTCGGTGTATTTAATGTACTTCCTTATTTTATCGTCATCCCCATCGCTGCAATTATCCTAACTATTTATGATAAAGAAATGCTTAGACAAATCGACTATAAATTACTGTGGACGTTTGTATTTTTCTTTATTGCTGTCGGGAATTTTTCTCAAGTAGACATGATTTCAACGTTTATAAAAGAACAATTTACGTCGAATACTCGCACATTTTTTGGAAGTATTCTAGTTAGTCAGATGATTAGTAATGTTCCGGCAGCTATTCTGATTGCACCATTCACAGAACAAGCACAAGCACTTTTTTTTGGAGTGAATGTAGGTGGTTTAGGCACGATCATTGCTTCATTAGCAAATTTGATTGGGTTTAAACTATATAAAGAATATTACCCTGCACAATCAAAAAAGTTTATTTTGCAATTCACTTTAATAAACTTCGTATTTTTGATTTGCTTTGTTCTATTTTTTAGCTTTTTATTGTAAAAAAAGAGGACGAGACAAACACCCATGAGGGCTATAGTCCTCATGGGTGTTTGTGCCACGCTTTCTTATTTTTAATTAGTTAGCAATTGCTTCAAGTCTAGCCTTCACGTCTTGTTCTGAAAGTTCATTTCTCATCACATAGCGATTTGCAGGATGATGGCGACATTCATCTGAACAGCTGCCAAGATACTTCGCTTCATTTTCTTCTGATGCTAAAAT is a genomic window of Enterococcus haemoperoxidus ATCC BAA-382 containing:
- a CDS encoding SLC13 family permease, with protein sequence MKRLTAFFTDDLLFTVSFLIAIISCYFGAFSLKSIDFNVIFCLFGLMLFVKNIENLGILNYFAEKMIDFSATTRSLIRNIVLLSFISSMILTNDVAILTLMPIYLTIIKKFPAMENKIAGAVLLIVAANLGSSFFPFGNPQNLFLFSFYSLSTAQFFEWALLLLFSSLSFLLIAFLFIKKRTIPKQNSPLPIINKKKMFFLSLTGLFILFGVFNVLPYFIVIPIAAIILTIYDKEMLRQIDYKLLWTFVFFFIAVGNFSQVDMISTFIKEQFTSNTRTFFGSILVSQMISNVPAAILIAPFTEQAQALFFGVNVGGLGTIIASLANLIGFKLYKEYYPAQSKKFILQFTLINFVFLICFVLFFSFLL
- a CDS encoding amino acid ABC transporter ATP-binding protein, which translates into the protein MAEKILVEHLVKKYGDNTVLNDINVSIQEGDVVCVIGPSGSGKSTFLRCLNQLEEATSGDIIIDGANLTDKNTNINKVRQHIGMVFQHFNLFPHLSIMENITLAPTDLGRLSKKEAEEKAIKLLDTVGLADKKDSYPESLSGGQKQRVAIARALAMNPDIMLFDEPTSALDPEMVGDVLNVMKKLAKQGMTMVIVTHEMGFAKEVANRVMFIDGGNFLEDGTPQQIFENPQNERTKDFLDKVLNI